A window of the Cetobacterium sp. ZOR0034 genome harbors these coding sequences:
- a CDS encoding EutP/PduV family microcompartment system protein, which produces MKIMLVGRTGSGKTTLTQILNNQKVEYKKTQMVDYMGKIIDTPGEYLENKVYYKALNVVSIDADIIILIQSATDEDSLYPPNFASMFLGKKVIGAITKIDLEENCRDAEKILENAGVEKIFLLDLKNLKGVDCLKNFLR; this is translated from the coding sequence AATAATGTTAGTAGGAAGAACTGGAAGTGGAAAAACAACATTGACTCAGATTTTAAATAATCAAAAAGTTGAGTATAAAAAAACACAGATGGTAGATTATATGGGAAAGATAATTGATACACCGGGAGAGTACTTAGAAAATAAAGTATACTATAAAGCTTTAAATGTTGTTTCTATCGATGCGGATATCATAATACTAATTCAATCAGCAACAGATGAGGATAGTCTGTATCCACCAAATTTTGCAAGTATGTTTCTAGGAAAAAAAGTTATAGGGGCAATAACTAAAATCGATTTAGAGGAAAATTGTAGGGATGCCGAAAAGATACTAGAAAATGCGGGTGTTGAAAAGATCTTTCTTTTAGACTTAAAAAATTTAAAAGGAGTGGATTGCTTAAAAAATTTTTTGAGGTGA